In the genome of Acidobacteriota bacterium, the window TGTCCGCAAGAGCAACGATCTCCTTGTCCTCTGCAAAACACTTGCGGGCCGTCAGCACGCCGCCCAGCAAAAGTGCCGTATCTATCGACGAAACCTCGGTTCGCCAACGTCGCTCGCCCGTTTTCTGATCGACAAAATGATAGAACCAGCCATTCTTGTTCTCCTGTCTATTGGCAAAAAAATCGAGCGTGTTCCGCGTGCGTTCCATCGCCTGATCCTTCGTCACCCAGCCGCGATCCGCGGCGATGCAGTAACCGCTGAGAGCAAACCCCGTTGCCGCGATCGTCGCGACATTATAGTGGCTTGTACCTTCAGCGGGCGGCGTGCCGTCGGTTCGCGTTCGGTCAAGAGTGAGGCCGGTCTTGGGGTCGGAATGATCCCAGAAATACTGAAACGTCCGCTTTTGCAGATCTTCGAGGAAAGCTTCGTCTTCCTTACTGACCGGTGCGGTCGGTATCGGTGCAGCCGGTGCCGGAGCGACAGTCTCGTTATCGCTCGCCGCGACCCCCGCAGGCTTTGCTGATATCTTGTCCACGACAGAGAATGTCGTCTGCAGATTGTTTTCGCTGCTCGTTCCGACATAAACGATAAATTCGCCCGGCTCGAGCACTGGTTTTAGATCCCGGCCCAGGAATTCAAGCTCTTTCTTGCCGAGCGTGAATTCGACGATCTGTTTCTGCCCGGCCTTTAAGTTGATCCGCTTAAAGCCTTTCAGCTCCTTGATCGGACGTGTCACGCTCGCCGCGACGTCGCTGATGTAAAGCTGGACGACCTCGTCGCCATCCATCTTGCCCGTGTTTTCGACCTCGACACTGGCTTTGACGGCACCGTTCGGCAGAATTTCCGGTTTATCAACCCGCAGATCGCGGTAGCGAAACGTCGTATAGCTCAGTCCATAACCAAACGGATACAGCGGCGTGTTCGGGATATCGAGGTATTTCGAAGTGTATTTATTCTCGGCCTGGAAAGGACGGCCCGTGCGTTTCTGGTTGTAGAATAGCGGGATCTGGCCAACCGAACGCGGAAATGTTACCGGCAGTTTTCCACCCGGATTCGAATCGCCGAACAACGTGTCAATTATCGCGGGGCCAGCCATCGTTCCCGGGAACCACGCCTCGAGGATCGCGGGCGAATTTTCTGCAAGCCAATTTATAGTCAACGGACGCCCGTTGATCAGGACGACTGCGTAGGGTTTGCCTGTCGCATGAACGGCCTTGATCAGATCGAGCTGTTTGCCCGGCAGATCGATGTTACTCCGCGACGAAGCCTCACCGCTCATCGCTCCGGATTCGCCGACAACGAGAATGCTAAAATCCGAATCTTTCGCCGCATCAACGGCTTTCGAGAAACCTGTATCGGTCTCACATTTCGGATCGCAGCCCGGCTCGTAGCGTAATTTTTTGTTCGGGAATTTAGCCTTGAATGCCTCGACAACCGAGATCGGATCCTGAGCCCGCCCGTCGCCTGCCCAATTGCTGTTCATCTCAGCTTTGTCGTTTGCGAGCGAACCGATGATCGCGACCTTTTCGACGTTCTTATTGATCGGCAGCGTTTTGTTCTCGTTTCTCAGCAGTACGAATGAACGCTCAGCGGCGCGTTTGGCGGCGTCAAGATTCGCCTGTTTGAAAACCTCGCGTTTTTCGAGTTCTTCGCTTGCAAAGGGATTGTCGAAAAGCCCGAGACGGAACTTAACCCGCAGAATGTTCCGCACAGAATTATCGATCGTCGCCATCGAGATCTTTTTGTCTTTGAGCAGTTTTTCGCCGTGCTTGTTGTACAGCTTGCTGACCATTTCCATGTCGGTTCCAGCGTTGAGGGCGTACATTGCTGCGTCAGCTTCGTCCTTAGCAAGGCCGTGGAACATCAACTCCATCACCGCCGTGTAATCGCTGACGACGAGGCCGTCGAATTTCCATTCGTCTCGCAGGATCTTCTTAAGCACAAACGGATTCGCCGTTGCCGGAATGCCGTCAATGTCATTGAACGAGGTCATGAACGAACCGACGCCGGCATCAACAGCTGATTTGAATGGCGGAAAATACGTCTCTCGAAGCGAGCGTTCCGAGAGGTCCGTGGTGTTGTAATCACGGCCGCCCTGGGCTGCTCCGTAGCCTACCCAATGCTTTGCCGTCGCGAGTATTTTATTATTCGCACTGTAATCTGTTCCCTGAAAGCCGCGAACGCGGGCATCCGCGACGAGCGAGCCAAGAAAAACATCCTCGCCCGCACCTTCGATTATCCTGCCCCAACGCGGATCGTGGGCAATATCGACCATCGGGGCAAACGTCCAGTGAACTCCGGCTGCCCGCGATTCTGCCGCCGCGATCGAAGCACTCTGCTCCATCAGCGCCAGATCCCAGCTCGCTGTTTCACCGAGCGGCACAGGAAATATCGTGCGATAGCCGTGAATAACGTCAAAGCCCAACAGGATCGGGATCTTGAGCCGCGATTCGAGTGCAGCTCGCTGCAGTTCGTTCGTCATCGCTGCGCCGCGAACGTTGAGCGTCGAACCGAGCAGACCCTTTCGTGCCATTTCCAGATGTTCGGGGCGGAATTTGCCGTTGGCCTCGCCGTCGAGCTGCTGGAGTTGGCCGAGTTTTTCGGCGAGCGTCATCTTTGCAATGAGCTGATTTATCCGCCGCTCGACCTCCGGGCCGCTTCGCTGAGCAAGCGAGAACGACGTGAGCATTAGCAGAACTGCGAAACCTGAAATTAAACGTTTTATAGAAGATCGCATGATTATTTAGGGAATAAGTATCTCAGCCAGCACAGGCAGATGGTCTGACGCCCACAGCCCGTCCCAGCGGTCAGAAAGTGCTGCGTGCTCAAAAACCTTAATGCCGTCGCGAACAAAAATGTAGTCGATGGTGCGGCCGGGCTCGAGTTCCTTAAAGGCGTTGAAGGTCGAATTGCCGCCAAAATGCCCGTTGATGCTGGCGTAGCGCGTGTCCGCGACCTTGATCACCGACGTTCCCGCCATGATCGTTTTATATGCGCCGCTGTCTTGCGTCACGTTAAAATCGCCGGTCACGACGAACGGCCCCTTGCCGTGGATCTCGCCCGCCTTTTTCAGAATAAGCGACGAGCTCTCGGCCCTCGCTTTTTCACCTACGTGGTCAAAATGTGTGTTGAAATGTACGAATGTCTTGCCCGAAACGCGGTCTTTGAACTTAGCCCACGTGACAATGCGTGGGAGAGCCGCGTCCCAGCCCTTCTCTCCGACCTTGCCGGTCTCGTTGAGCCAGAATGTATCGGTTTGGATGAGCTGAAACCGTAATTTCTTATAAAGGATCGCCGAATATTCGCCGCTTTCCTTGCCATCCGTTCGGCCGACACCGCACCAGGCAAGATCGGGCAGCAGCTTTTCGAGATCACGCAACTGCGACAGCAACGCTTCCTGTACGCCGACGAGGTCAGCCTTGTGAAAGCGAATGACATCCGCAACCTTCTGCTTACGGTTCGGCCACGCGTTGACGCCGTCGCGGGGTTCGTCGTAGCGGATGTTGAAGGTCATTACCCGCAGGCTTCCCTTTGGAGCTTGAGCCGCGGCACTATCGGTTATGAACGCCGCCGCGATGAGCAGAAACAGAACCGAGTACAACTGCCGAAATTTGAGGGGTTTTAGCATTTGAACCTAAAGAAAAGCTCGATAAAAAAGGCGTGGAAAGTAACCACGATCCACGCCCATTCCAGTTTTCATAAACTAGCTCAGCTAGAAGCTGAATCTCGCCTGGAATTCTCCAACCCGACCGGCCAAAGCCGCCGTCGGAACACCAAACTGAGCGTTATCCGCACGCGTGCTGTTCGTATTGTAGTTGAAGCTCGCGAAGTTCAGGTTGTTCAAAAGGTTAAAGAAGTTGAAACGAATGTCGAGTTTCGCTCTCTCGCCGAGGATGCTGTTGACAGCAGCCAGGCTCGAGATGTTAAAGCTCTTTGCGATCGACATATCGACGTTAAAGTAACGCGGCCCGCGGAACACGTTTCGGCCAATTCCCGGACGGTTATCCGCCGGGTTCGTGCCGTTTACTGTCGTCAGAAAGTAACGGCTGCATCCGGCCGGCGTCGTTGTAATATTATTACAAGCCGCTCCGGGAATGAGGCCGCCCGGGAACTGTCCACCGGCTTCGAAATCGGAGTTCGAATTACCGAGTGGTGCCGTTCCAAACCATTGACGCGGACGGATCACACCGATCGAGGTCGTTTCAGTCGACAGACGAATACCGCCGTTGATGACCGGAGTCCACGGGAAACCACCGCGCCACGTTACGATCGGGCTAAACGACCAGCCTGAAAGCAGATCGCCGAAAATATCCTTGCGACCTTTGAAGAACGACGGCTCCCACGTACCCGACGCGTTGAAATAATGGGTCACGTCAAAGTCTGACGGCCCTTTCTCCTCACCGTTGTCGTAAGAGTAGGTCTGGTTCGTACAAGCACACGGAGCTTCGACCGAGACGGTATCAAGACTCTTCGAGAACTTGTAATTGATGTTCACGTTGAACGACTTGCTGAAATTACGCCGCAGTCCCGTGACAAGAGCATTGTACGACGTGTTTACATCCGGGCTCGCAAAATAGACGAGGCGGAATGTCGGAGCTGCGGTCGATGACAATATCTGGTGAAGCGGCAGGATACGAACAAATCTGCTGCCTTTACTTCCCTGATAACCAGCGGTCGCAACAAACTTCCACGGCAGTTCATACTGAATTTCCGTCGAGTAGCGTGCAACCCACGCGGTTGGCAGATCAGCATACGTGCTGTAGATCTCGACCTGACCAAAGTTCGGACCGCCGTTCGCCGCAAAACCACCGCCGAGCGTTGGATTACGGGGATAGCCGGTGATCGTTCCATCGGCACTGCGGACGAACTGGATCGTTCCTGTTGTAGCACCAGTTACTCCGTTGTTACCGCTGTTACCGCAGCAAATGCTGTAACGAGCTGCATTCGGCGGAGCGAATCGAGCGTTGCTAAAGAGAGCACTTGCGAGACGGTCATAACCAACACCGCCGCCGCCCCGGATCACCATTTTCTCAGCAAACTTCTTCGGGCTCCAGGCAAAGCCTAGCTGCGGGGCGAAGTTGTTGTAATCGGGGTCAGTAAAGGTCGTGACCTTCTCGATGACCGCGTCGTTCAAACCATTCGTACCCAACTTAAGCCGCCCAAGCTGATTACCGCCGGTAACCTTGATCGGGGCGAGGTATTCCCAGCGAAGGC includes:
- a CDS encoding glycoside hydrolase family 3 C-terminal domain-containing protein, whose protein sequence is MRSSIKRLISGFAVLLMLTSFSLAQRSGPEVERRINQLIAKMTLAEKLGQLQQLDGEANGKFRPEHLEMARKGLLGSTLNVRGAAMTNELQRAALESRLKIPILLGFDVIHGYRTIFPVPLGETASWDLALMEQSASIAAAESRAAGVHWTFAPMVDIAHDPRWGRIIEGAGEDVFLGSLVADARVRGFQGTDYSANNKILATAKHWVGYGAAQGGRDYNTTDLSERSLRETYFPPFKSAVDAGVGSFMTSFNDIDGIPATANPFVLKKILRDEWKFDGLVVSDYTAVMELMFHGLAKDEADAAMYALNAGTDMEMVSKLYNKHGEKLLKDKKISMATIDNSVRNILRVKFRLGLFDNPFASEELEKREVFKQANLDAAKRAAERSFVLLRNENKTLPINKNVEKVAIIGSLANDKAEMNSNWAGDGRAQDPISVVEAFKAKFPNKKLRYEPGCDPKCETDTGFSKAVDAAKDSDFSILVVGESGAMSGEASSRSNIDLPGKQLDLIKAVHATGKPYAVVLINGRPLTINWLAENSPAILEAWFPGTMAGPAIIDTLFGDSNPGGKLPVTFPRSVGQIPLFYNQKRTGRPFQAENKYTSKYLDIPNTPLYPFGYGLSYTTFRYRDLRVDKPEILPNGAVKASVEVENTGKMDGDEVVQLYISDVAASVTRPIKELKGFKRINLKAGQKQIVEFTLGKKELEFLGRDLKPVLEPGEFIVYVGTSSENNLQTTFSVVDKISAKPAGVAASDNETVAPAPAAPIPTAPVSKEDEAFLEDLQKRTFQYFWDHSDPKTGLTLDRTRTDGTPPAEGTSHYNVATIAATGFALSGYCIAADRGWVTKDQAMERTRNTLDFFANRQENKNGWFYHFVDQKTGERRWRTEVSSIDTALLLGGVLTARKCFAEDKEIVALADKIYDRVDFQWMLNGDPYLLSHGWRPESGWIQSRWRDYSEDSSLYLLAIGSKTKPIPAQAWYARERTWQEYGNYRYLAAVSPLFIHQFSHAWVDFRGKREKRTPFVDYFENSVQATRAQHEFFIKDLSKEFPKYGPNMWGMTASDFKKGYTAWGGPPRHPDTDGSVVPCAAAGSLMFTPDITLPALKEMKAVYGKDIYGKYGFVDAFNPHNGWVDKDVLGIDLGITLLSIENLRSGKVWYWFMQNDEIRRAMAQAYIS
- a CDS encoding endonuclease/exonuclease/phosphatase family protein — encoded protein: MLKPLKFRQLYSVLFLLIAAAFITDSAAAQAPKGSLRVMTFNIRYDEPRDGVNAWPNRKQKVADVIRFHKADLVGVQEALLSQLRDLEKLLPDLAWCGVGRTDGKESGEYSAILYKKLRFQLIQTDTFWLNETGKVGEKGWDAALPRIVTWAKFKDRVSGKTFVHFNTHFDHVGEKARAESSSLILKKAGEIHGKGPFVVTGDFNVTQDSGAYKTIMAGTSVIKVADTRYASINGHFGGNSTFNAFKELEPGRTIDYIFVRDGIKVFEHAALSDRWDGLWASDHLPVLAEILIP